In a genomic window of Bacteroidota bacterium:
- a CDS encoding AbgT family transporter gives MASSPQDAPSPQPPEKQAGLINRLLGGIETVGNKLPDPAMLFLASLIIVWILSALLSPIEFADINPRTGEPLRVDNLLTGTALTTFLSQMVTIFTSFAPLGVVLVAMLGVGVADEAGYFNTSIKLLLGRTAKSLLTPMVIFVGLISHSAIDAGYVLVIPLGGIIFYAVGRHPLAGIAAAFAGVSGGFSANPVPSALDPLLQGFTQPAAQIIDADILVNPLNNYFFTATSSILIIALGWAITDKIVEPRLNATAPVDDDAEEAPDMSTISPTEKRAFWASTAALVIGMGLLVLSLLPENSAFRDANGSLNSFQAPIMQSIVPLIFLLFLIPGVVYGIVAGVFKTSKDVVDAMTKAMEGMAYYVVMAFFCALFVHAFNVSNIGALLAVKGAGVLKALSLPGGLTIFGIVFLTAFVNLFVGSASAKWALLAPIFVPILMEVGISPDLTQAAYRVGDSSSNIITPLMPYFPLVVVYCQRYVKSTGIGTLTSIMLPYSAVFLVAWSLFLLAYWMLGLPLGLQASYTFPATP, from the coding sequence ATGGCTTCCTCGCCGCAAGACGCGCCCTCGCCGCAGCCTCCTGAAAAGCAGGCAGGTCTGATCAACCGCCTGCTCGGTGGCATCGAGACGGTCGGCAACAAGCTGCCCGACCCAGCGATGCTCTTCCTCGCGTCGCTGATCATCGTCTGGATCCTATCGGCCCTGCTCTCGCCCATCGAGTTCGCAGACATCAACCCGCGCACGGGCGAGCCGCTCCGCGTAGACAACCTGCTCACCGGCACCGCGCTGACGACGTTTCTCTCGCAGATGGTGACCATCTTCACGAGCTTCGCGCCGCTCGGTGTCGTCCTCGTGGCAATGCTCGGTGTGGGCGTCGCCGACGAGGCAGGCTACTTCAACACGAGCATCAAGCTGCTGCTCGGGCGGACCGCGAAGAGCCTGCTCACCCCGATGGTGATCTTCGTGGGCCTCATCAGCCACAGCGCCATCGATGCGGGCTACGTGCTCGTGATTCCGCTCGGTGGCATCATCTTCTACGCGGTCGGCCGGCACCCGCTCGCGGGTATCGCAGCGGCCTTCGCAGGCGTCTCTGGCGGTTTCAGCGCGAACCCGGTGCCGTCGGCCCTCGACCCGCTCCTGCAGGGCTTTACGCAGCCCGCCGCGCAGATCATCGACGCGGACATCCTCGTCAACCCACTCAACAACTACTTCTTCACGGCGACCTCGAGCATCCTCATCATCGCGCTCGGGTGGGCCATCACGGACAAGATCGTCGAGCCGCGCCTGAACGCGACCGCGCCGGTGGACGACGACGCGGAGGAGGCGCCCGACATGAGCACCATCAGCCCGACCGAGAAGCGCGCCTTCTGGGCCTCGACGGCGGCGCTCGTGATCGGGATGGGACTGCTCGTCCTCTCGCTGCTGCCCGAGAACTCAGCCTTCCGCGACGCCAACGGCTCGCTGAACTCGTTCCAGGCGCCGATCATGCAGTCGATCGTGCCGCTGATCTTCCTGCTGTTCCTGATCCCGGGCGTGGTCTACGGCATCGTGGCGGGCGTCTTCAAAACGTCGAAGGATGTCGTGGACGCGATGACGAAGGCGATGGAGGGCATGGCCTACTACGTCGTGATGGCGTTCTTCTGCGCGCTGTTCGTGCACGCGTTCAACGTGTCCAACATCGGTGCGCTGCTCGCGGTGAAGGGCGCGGGCGTACTTAAGGCGCTCTCGCTGCCAGGCGGGTTGACCATCTTCGGCATCGTCTTCCTGACGGCGTTCGTGAACCTGTTCGTCGGCTCGGCGAGCGCGAAGTGGGCGCTCCTCGCCCCGATCTTCGTGCCGATCCTGATGGAAGTCGGCATCTCGCCGGACCTCACGCAGGCCGCCTACCGCGTGGGCGACTCGTCGTCGAACATCATCACGCCGCTGATGCCCTACTTCCCGCTCGTGGTGGTCTACTGCCAGCGCTACGTGAAGTCGACCGGCATCGGCACGCTGACGTCGATCATGCTGCCCTACAGCGCGGTCTTCCTCGTTGCGTGGTCGCTGTTCCTGCTCGCCTACTGGATGCTTGGCCTCCCGCTCGGCCTGCAGGCGTCGTACACGTTCCCGGCCACACCGTAG
- a CDS encoding class I SAM-dependent methyltransferase gives MQTDPYSALAAGYDVVMAHVDYDDWAAYVEDLIQAHAPHAEAVLELGCGTGSLAFALQPYGLYRFLATDGASAMVRVAQAKRPLHPEAHVRFRVADFAALDPIALGAPFDVVLLLYDGLNYLLDEADVARLFADVARLLAEDGVFVVDQSTPANSLNNADYFHDEGEADEFAYVRTSAYDAEARLHTNAFRLTVQGEVYEESHVQRAFTLAEMRALISASPLREVAAYDGFSVDPAAGETERIHWVLKR, from the coding sequence GTGCAGACCGATCCTTACTCCGCGCTCGCGGCTGGCTACGATGTCGTGATGGCGCACGTCGACTATGACGACTGGGCGGCGTACGTCGAGGACTTGATCCAGGCCCACGCGCCGCACGCCGAGGCGGTGCTCGAACTCGGCTGCGGGACAGGGTCGCTCGCGTTCGCGCTCCAGCCCTACGGCCTCTACCGCTTCCTCGCCACCGACGGTGCCTCCGCCATGGTGCGCGTCGCCCAGGCCAAGCGACCGCTGCACCCCGAGGCCCACGTCCGCTTCCGTGTCGCCGACTTCGCCGCGCTCGACCCCATCGCCCTCGGCGCGCCGTTCGACGTGGTGCTTCTGCTCTACGACGGCCTGAACTACCTCCTCGACGAGGCCGACGTGGCGCGGCTCTTCGCCGACGTGGCGCGCCTGCTTGCCGAGGACGGCGTGTTTGTCGTGGATCAGAGCACGCCTGCCAACTCGCTCAACAACGCGGACTATTTCCACGACGAGGGCGAGGCGGACGAGTTTGCCTACGTCCGCACGAGCGCCTACGATGCCGAGGCCCGGTTGCACACGAACGCCTTCCGGCTCACCGTGCAGGGCGAGGTCTACGAGGAGTCGCATGTGCAGCGCGCCTTCACGTTGGCCGAGATGCGGGCGCTGATCTCAGCGTCGCCCTTGCGAGAGGTTGCGGCGTACGATGGGTTCTCTGTAGATCCCGCCGCAGGCGAGACCGAGCGCATACACTGGGTGCTGAAACGGTAG
- a CDS encoding GWxTD domain-containing protein, producing MRRIATLMGLLVVTAAPATSQDAAGWAFAPPPVQHEAMALPVARGNAIDGTALLFAVSVPYPRLAFAQRADGRYEADVNVIATVQGSVATAPGGRLYLTTLTDDYAATQDPRQRHISLFGVPWGAGVFPKYFLTIQLARGSDSRDVEGTLGHVPDFEQPAIGHPVVVERPSSQERSALTFRLAAAGRAVPFDRPAALLVPMHLPSTATTVRFTLRDDSGQTLRSDTQPMATLPATFGLDLGKLGAAPGQIAFALAPSGTPLRLGVFDVSALDEGSYTVEIALPGTGLDPVRETLAVVWPTKPRSMQDEDVAFEALRAIAVDDEIREIKRGRGNRKWERLAAFWDERDPSPGTPFNELMAEFYARVDEAAVRFRTTPNGPLDGYATEQGRMWLRQGPPANIDRTLPTGGGPREVWTYADGRRYTFEATAPGEPLQRVD from the coding sequence ATGCGGCGCATCGCGACGTTGATGGGGTTGCTGGTCGTCACGGCTGCGCCCGCGACCTCGCAGGACGCTGCGGGCTGGGCCTTCGCGCCGCCCCCGGTGCAGCACGAGGCGATGGCGCTGCCGGTTGCGCGCGGCAACGCCATCGACGGGACGGCGCTGCTGTTTGCCGTGAGCGTGCCCTACCCGCGCCTCGCGTTCGCCCAGCGCGCCGACGGGCGCTACGAGGCCGATGTCAACGTCATCGCTACCGTCCAGGGTTCGGTCGCAACGGCCCCGGGAGGGCGCCTCTACCTCACCACCCTCACCGACGACTACGCCGCTACGCAAGACCCCCGGCAGCGGCACATCTCGCTCTTCGGCGTGCCGTGGGGCGCTGGCGTCTTCCCGAAGTACTTCCTGACGATCCAGCTTGCGCGCGGCAGCGACAGCCGCGACGTGGAGGGTACGCTCGGGCACGTGCCCGACTTCGAGCAGCCCGCCATCGGGCACCCGGTCGTGGTCGAGCGGCCGTCGTCGCAAGAGCGGTCGGCGCTGACGTTTCGGCTGGCGGCGGCGGGGCGTGCGGTGCCCTTCGACCGGCCAGCCGCCCTCCTCGTCCCGATGCACCTCCCAAGCACGGCAACGACGGTGCGCTTCACCCTGCGCGACGATAGCGGACAGACGCTGCGCTCCGACACGCAGCCCATGGCCACCCTGCCAGCTACGTTCGGCCTCGACCTCGGCAAGCTTGGCGCGGCGCCGGGCCAGATCGCGTTTGCCCTCGCGCCGTCGGGGACGCCGCTGCGCCTGGGCGTCTTCGACGTGTCAGCGCTGGACGAAGGCAGCTATACGGTCGAGATCGCGCTGCCCGGCACCGGTCTCGATCCGGTCAGAGAGACGCTGGCCGTCGTCTGGCCGACGAAGCCCCGCTCGATGCAGGACGAGGATGTCGCGTTCGAGGCTCTACGTGCCATCGCTGTGGACGACGAGATCCGGGAGATCAAGCGCGGGCGGGGGAACCGGAAGTGGGAGCGGCTGGCTGCGTTCTGGGACGAGCGCGACCCGTCGCCCGGAACGCCCTTCAACGAGCTCATGGCCGAGTTCTACGCGCGCGTGGACGAGGCCGCCGTCCGTTTTCGCACCACGCCGAACGGCCCACTCGACGGCTATGCGACCGAGCAGGGCCGCATGTGGCTACGCCAGGGGCCGCCTGCCAACATCGACCGCACGCTGCCCACGGGTGGCGGCCCGCGCGAGGTGTGGACCTATGCCGACGGGCGGCGCTACACCTTCGAGGCAACCGCCCCCGGCGAGCCGCTCCAGCGTGTAGACTGA
- a CDS encoding saccharopine dehydrogenase C-terminal domain-containing protein translates to MSTTVRSLPRTTGWISQNSRFGTRPSSMRITVIGAGAIGSAIAFDLTRRPDVTRVRVCESRPGVLRRIREALPGDKTRCYQVDARDAQTLDNIVANSDVVISCVAPELNPMLAELSIRNGAHFCELGGNETIAQQLLALSEEAQNRARWVVPNCGLAPGLSNILTMRGIEFFDEVDSAIIRGGDVPVNPEPPFNYRLAHSADKLLSDYTHPATIIRDGHLTHVEPLSDIERVDFPEPFGELEAFYTSGMLSTLPQDLQGRVRTLDAKLLRYPGHADAMRVLVGLGFAEDRSIDVRTHLTYRDVLTRQIRKRLGGTYEDAVLLRIKITGRQGDAWKRLTYEMVARYDEHTDLSAMRRCTAFATATIATLIAQGAVPKEGGAAPPERLIPKDRFFEDLERRGLHVETHWEDIAPPR, encoded by the coding sequence ATGTCCACCACCGTCCGCTCGCTTCCGAGGACGACCGGCTGGATCTCCCAGAATTCCCGCTTCGGTACCCGCCCTTCCTCCATGCGTATTACGGTCATCGGGGCTGGCGCCATTGGCTCCGCCATCGCGTTCGACCTCACCCGCCGTCCTGATGTCACCCGTGTGCGCGTCTGCGAATCGCGCCCCGGCGTTCTCCGCCGTATCCGCGAAGCGCTCCCCGGCGACAAGACCCGCTGCTACCAAGTCGACGCCCGCGACGCGCAGACGCTCGACAACATCGTGGCCAACAGCGACGTCGTCATCTCGTGCGTGGCCCCGGAGCTGAACCCGATGCTGGCCGAGCTCTCGATCCGCAACGGCGCGCACTTCTGCGAGCTTGGCGGCAACGAAACCATCGCGCAGCAGCTGCTCGCGCTCAGCGAAGAAGCGCAGAACCGTGCCCGGTGGGTGGTCCCCAACTGCGGCCTCGCGCCGGGCCTGAGCAACATCCTCACGATGCGCGGGATCGAGTTCTTCGACGAGGTCGACAGCGCCATCATCCGCGGCGGCGACGTGCCGGTCAACCCGGAGCCGCCCTTCAACTACCGCCTCGCGCACTCGGCCGACAAGCTCCTCAGCGACTATACGCACCCCGCGACGATCATCCGCGACGGCCACCTCACGCACGTCGAGCCGCTCTCCGACATCGAGCGGGTGGACTTCCCCGAGCCGTTCGGCGAACTGGAGGCGTTCTACACGTCGGGCATGCTCTCGACGCTCCCGCAGGACCTCCAGGGCCGCGTGCGCACCCTCGACGCGAAGCTGCTGCGCTACCCCGGCCACGCCGACGCGATGCGCGTGCTCGTGGGGCTGGGCTTCGCCGAGGACCGCTCCATCGATGTGCGGACGCACCTCACCTACCGCGACGTGCTCACCCGGCAGATCCGTAAGCGCCTCGGCGGCACCTACGAGGACGCCGTTCTGCTGCGCATCAAGATCACGGGCCGCCAGGGCGATGCGTGGAAGCGCCTCACCTACGAGATGGTCGCGCGCTACGACGAGCATACGGACCTCTCGGCGATGCGCCGCTGCACGGCCTTTGCCACGGCCACCATCGCCACGCTGATCGCGCAGGGCGCGGTGCCGAAGGAGGGCGGCGCCGCCCCGCCGGAGCGCCTCATCCCCAAGGACCGCTTCTTCGAGGACCTGGAGCGCCGCGGCCTCCACGTCGAGACGCACTGGGAAGACATCGCGCCGCCGCGCTAG
- the pdxA gene encoding 4-hydroxythreonine-4-phosphate dehydrogenase PdxA encodes MRPRLVFSSGDPNGIGPEVVLKTLADPALRGQVRPAVAGSITALRAHAERIVANPDNFDLTLPSLVPVSETDLPELLAAPLDAEAPVPVLELRPGSAPAPEFGATTAGGGALAMEAVAAGIDLCQRGAADALVTAPISKEAIALAGFAVPGHTEFLAERTGTDAVLMILCTERDALAEHPLRVALVTAHVPVAEVATRLTVDLLRTKLALFAESLRRDFGIARPTIAVFGLNPHAGDGGVLGREEIDTIRPVLDALAADPGADPDADFDAVGPYAADGFFGQRGWTRCDGILAMYHDQGLAPFKALAMGGGVNVTAGLRIVRTSPDHGTGFDIAGRGVARAGSMLEAARLAAAIAQRRARGSA; translated from the coding sequence GTGCGCCCTCGTCTTGTCTTTTCGTCGGGCGACCCCAACGGCATCGGGCCGGAGGTGGTGCTAAAGACGCTCGCCGACCCCGCGCTGCGAGGGCAGGTCCGGCCTGCCGTGGCCGGGTCGATCACGGCGCTGCGGGCCCACGCAGAGCGCATCGTTGCGAACCCCGACAACTTCGACCTCACGCTGCCCAGTCTCGTGCCGGTGAGCGAGACAGACCTCCCAGAGTTGCTCGCGGCCCCGCTGGACGCCGAGGCTCCGGTGCCAGTCCTCGAACTGCGGCCCGGCTCGGCGCCCGCGCCCGAGTTTGGCGCGACGACCGCCGGGGGCGGGGCGCTGGCGATGGAGGCCGTCGCGGCGGGCATCGATCTGTGTCAGCGCGGCGCGGCCGATGCCCTCGTGACGGCGCCGATCTCGAAGGAGGCGATCGCCCTGGCGGGTTTTGCCGTCCCCGGCCACACCGAGTTCCTCGCGGAGCGCACGGGCACCGATGCGGTGCTGATGATCCTCTGCACAGAGCGCGACGCGTTGGCCGAGCACCCGCTGCGTGTGGCGCTCGTGACGGCGCATGTCCCCGTCGCCGAGGTTGCCACACGGCTCACCGTCGACCTGCTGCGGACTAAGCTCGCGCTGTTCGCAGAGAGCCTCCGACGCGATTTCGGCATCGCGCGCCCCACCATCGCGGTCTTCGGCCTCAACCCGCATGCGGGCGACGGCGGCGTCCTCGGGCGCGAGGAGATCGACACGATCCGCCCCGTCCTGGACGCGCTCGCCGCCGACCCAGGCGCTGACCCAGACGCCGACTTCGACGCGGTTGGCCCGTATGCCGCCGACGGGTTCTTCGGGCAGCGCGGCTGGACCCGCTGCGACGGCATCCTGGCGATGTACCACGACCAGGGCCTCGCGCCGTTCAAGGCGCTCGCGATGGGTGGCGGGGTGAACGTGACAGCGGGACTTCGCATCGTGCGGACCTCGCCCGACCACGGCACGGGGTTCGACATCGCTGGACGCGGCGTCGCGCGGGCGGGGAGCATGCTGGAAGCCGCCCGGCTGGCCGCCGCGATTGCACAGCGCAGGGCGAGGGGTTCGGCGTGA
- a CDS encoding leucyl aminopeptidase, with amino-acid sequence MTLTVLHADPATLEADLLIVPDDPSEAELPLRAAFGDAYARAADDADRGTEPVVFYPPARSADRIVLCGLGQPGTTGTGSGADTGDELERLRRAAGRGGKLARNYKATRVGIVLPPGRGSEEAAALIEGFVLGSYRYERYRTTGEPVPEIETLTLVTEREDEPVRHAAERALATAQATCAARDLVNTVAADLTATTLGEETKALGKAHGFSVDVWSTKQIEDEGMGGLLAVNRGSLDDPAFIVLEHKPEDAHNERPIVLVGKAVTYDTGGLSLKPTKNSMDKMKADMAGGAAVIGAVAAATQLGLPLHIIGLVPSTDNRPGGRAYVPGDVVTMHDGSTVEVLNTDAEGRMLLADALSYAKRYDPAFCVSVATLTGAAVVALGTKVGAVLTSATDGAANRLDAFVEAGRRTGDLVAPLPMYDLYAEQLKSDVADRTNVGGREAGTVTAAKFLEHFTGYPEGYPWVHLDIAGPAFIGEHRPYAPKGGTGFGVRLLVDVLRHYDPSLGFEL; translated from the coding sequence ATGACGCTCACGGTTCTCCACGCCGACCCGGCCACGCTCGAAGCGGACCTGCTCATCGTCCCTGACGATCCCAGCGAGGCCGAGCTGCCGCTGCGCGCCGCCTTCGGCGACGCCTATGCCCGCGCGGCCGACGATGCCGATCGCGGCACCGAGCCCGTTGTGTTCTATCCGCCCGCGCGGTCCGCCGACCGGATCGTGCTCTGCGGCCTGGGCCAGCCAGGCACCACCGGGACGGGGAGCGGCGCAGACACCGGCGATGAACTCGAGCGTCTCCGCCGGGCGGCCGGACGGGGCGGCAAGCTGGCGCGGAACTACAAGGCCACGCGCGTCGGCATCGTGCTGCCGCCGGGGCGCGGCTCCGAGGAAGCGGCAGCCCTCATCGAAGGCTTCGTGCTCGGGAGCTACCGCTACGAGCGCTACCGCACCACCGGCGAGCCCGTCCCCGAGATCGAGACGCTCACGCTCGTCACCGAGCGCGAAGACGAGCCGGTCCGCCACGCCGCCGAGCGTGCCCTCGCCACCGCCCAGGCCACGTGCGCGGCGCGCGACCTCGTCAACACGGTCGCCGCTGATCTCACCGCCACGACGCTCGGCGAGGAGACGAAGGCGCTGGGCAAGGCGCATGGCTTCTCGGTGGACGTGTGGAGCACGAAGCAGATCGAGGACGAGGGCATGGGCGGGCTGCTTGCCGTCAACCGCGGCAGCCTCGACGACCCGGCGTTCATCGTGCTGGAGCACAAGCCGGAGGACGCGCACAACGAGCGCCCCATCGTGCTCGTCGGCAAAGCGGTCACTTACGACACGGGCGGGCTCTCGCTCAAGCCTACGAAGAACTCGATGGACAAGATGAAGGCCGACATGGCGGGCGGGGCCGCGGTGATCGGGGCCGTGGCGGCGGCCACGCAACTCGGCCTGCCGCTGCACATCATCGGGCTCGTGCCGTCCACGGACAACCGGCCGGGCGGCCGCGCCTACGTCCCCGGCGACGTGGTGACGATGCACGACGGCTCGACCGTGGAGGTGCTCAACACCGACGCCGAGGGCCGCATGCTCCTCGCCGACGCGCTGAGCTACGCCAAGCGCTACGATCCCGCGTTCTGCGTCTCCGTGGCCACGCTCACGGGCGCAGCCGTCGTCGCGCTCGGCACGAAGGTCGGCGCCGTCCTCACGAGCGCGACCGACGGGGCCGCCAACCGCCTCGATGCGTTCGTAGAGGCGGGACGCCGCACCGGCGACCTCGTCGCCCCGCTGCCGATGTACGACCTCTACGCGGAGCAACTCAAGAGCGACGTCGCCGACCGCACGAACGTCGGCGGGCGCGAGGCAGGCACCGTGACTGCGGCCAAGTTCCTGGAGCACTTCACGGGGTACCCCGAGGGCTATCCGTGGGTCCACCTCGACATCGCCGGTCCAGCGTTCATCGGCGAGCACCGGCCCTATGCCCCGAAGGGTGGCACCGGCTTCGGCGTGCGCCTGCTCGTGGATGTGCTCCGGCACTATGACCCGTCACTCGGCTTCGAGCTGTAA